GATGCAGTAgatctgacctctgacctctgacccccagGACGGCGACAAAAAGTTCCTGCGCGGTGACGAGCCGTACATCCGGCCCTGCGGTTGGACCCGCGCCGCCCTGCGCGTGGTGCAGAAGTACGACGGCGGGGACAAGTGGCTGGGGACGGGCAAGGACGCCTGGCCCGTCTCCTACCAGGGACGCAACATGGACGGCTCCCTCGGCATCATCGTGGCGCACGGCGGGAGCCCCGACAGCGAGCCGCAGTTCCTGGAGGCCGCCGCCGCCTCGATCGTCAACCCCGAGATTCGAGGCAGAGGGGTGTACTCCACGCCAGACATCAAGGTGGCGGAGAAGTACTGCAGGCAGTTCAAGTCCAAAGTGGACGGGAAGACGTACAAAGTGGTCCTCCAGAACCGCATCAACCCGGGGAAGAGGACCAAGTGCCAGAGAGAGGACATGTGGCTCGTTTACATCCCCGAAAACTCCACAGAAATCCTGACCAGGGCCACCGTGCAGGAGTCCATCCGACCCTACGGGCTGCTGCTGAAGACGGTCTGAGGACGCCTCGCCTCGAGTTATCAGGGACACCAAGTCCACCGCACGTGTTCTTGATTATCAACAGTAAAACCTCGAGAAAATCATTGATGGGTCTCTATTAAGACTCacacagggttagggttagggttagcaacaaaccaaccaaccattcattcattcattcattcaaccaaccatccatccacccacccatccatccaaccatccatccacccacccatccatccatccatccatccacccatccatccatccatccatccatccatccaaccaaccattcacccaaccaaccaaccattcacccaaccaaccaaccaaccaaccaaccaaccaaccaaccaaccatcaaaccaaccaaccaaccaaccaacccctcatccatccaaccaatcacccaaccaaccaaccaaccaaccaaccaaccaaccaaccaaccaaccaaccaaccacccaaccaaccaaccaaccaaccaaccaaccatccatccatccatccacccacccacccaaccaaccaaccacccacccaaccaaccacccaaccaaccaaccaaccaaccaaccaaccaaccatccatccatccacccacccaaccaaccaaccacccaaccaaccactcacccatccaaccaaccaaccaaccaaccaaccaaccaaccaaccaaccaaccatccaaccaaccaaccaacactgtaatacactgtaaaaacagccattttttaaaaaaattgcactTTCTGACGCTCCTTGAACGTATCACGGGTGAGGAAAGTTTCCAAAGGAAAAggttacagtaaaacacagacTATGGACAGATACCTCAGTCAACCCCACTTTAAAATCTCCGTTTATGCTGCCTTATTTTGAGTTTTACACAAATAATCTGTTGAAATCAACCGAATCACAAATGATACgtgtaataataagtaaaaatggAGATGCACAttgaagataaataaatatcagaatCAGAACTCTTTACATGGTGTGTTCAAGTGTAAGAAAACAATGTGGGAAGAATGTACACTGCCATTTAGTGGGGACTTATGggacagtttctttctttcttgaattattttagttttaactttCTCTTTGGAGGATTTTGATTGTTGCACATTATAAACATGATTGATCCGAGCTGatgaactgtatttttttttgtgaaaactgGTTTTATTATTCTAACATCACAGATTTCACAGGATGAGCAGATCTGAGGAGAAAGTTTGGTGATTTCACTCTGCATTAATTATGATGTTATGAGATATGATGATATTTAGTAGCATCATTGTGAATTTATTGAACTTACTGTAATTTTAGAGAGTAATTTTCTCATACACTGTATCTTTAATGTCTCTTTTCTGTAGCCTGTAGATCCAAATGAGTGTGAAGGACAAACAGATGTTTTCCTCTggaatctttttgttttttcttgagtCTGTTATTAAATAATGTGCAAAGATCCTGATGTGAAGaagcctttttttatatatattattctggcatttaatAGGGTGAAATATAATCTCTTCACTagattgttttattgtgaaaagcaCAAATTAACACAATGAAACACTACACTATGAGaataatatttacataataattaatgtgttaatattgatgattTTAAGAACATTATTATGTACATGTAATGAATAATTTCCACCACTAGATGGAGACATTGTCCTCACTTTACAAACCTGTCCTCTCTAACTGTCTAAACTGTTGGTCCTCAGAAAGATAGAGGTAtggggaaaaacacacacacaatctgtttacacagagcagagaggagaggacaggagaggctggaaacatgacaatacttcaatatggacAATATTCAgactttattggtaattttacatcattttctggtcattttgtgtctcttttttgtacttttttaaaatgtgtgtcttttttgttcattttatgttgtttttttttcaaattgtgtatttttgtgatttttgttaattttatgtcttttttggtaattttacgtcttttttggtaattttgtctctttcagAAATATTGTTGGTcatatgacaaatattcactgagaatctgtttacacagagcagaggggagaggacaggagaggctggaaccatgataatacttcaatatggacaatatgtg
This genomic interval from Centropristis striata isolate RG_2023a ecotype Rhode Island chromosome 14, C.striata_1.0, whole genome shotgun sequence contains the following:
- the LOC131985067 gene encoding uncharacterized protein LOC131985067; translated protein: MPDTQLSLEALSALSGCNVEATSGASQLTPQDFVNIVALKEFYKQEGFKTLEYPSLGTLSLQDTDDQDLYSAPQALAEGPSTAGPEQSLRTTVKINLQDFFHPEFNYDFTNVKDGDKKFLRGDEPYIRPCGWTRAALRVVQKYDGGDKWLGTGKDAWPVSYQGRNMDGSLGIIVAHGGSPDSEPQFLEAAAASIVNPEIRGRGVYSTPDIKVAEKYCRQFKSKVDGKTYKVVLQNRINPGKRTKCQREDMWLVYIPENSTEILTRATVQESIRPYGLLLKTV